A stretch of the Rosa rugosa chromosome 5, drRosRugo1.1, whole genome shotgun sequence genome encodes the following:
- the LOC133712552 gene encoding disease resistance protein RPV1-like isoform X1 — MASLTNEAASSSSSSLPRSSIDHQNHYTYEVFLSFRGEDTRFNFTDHLYTALCQRGIETFRDDKLSRGEDISQELLKAIEQSRVSIIVFSQNYAASRWCLDELVKILECRKSKGQEVRAVFYKVDPSDVRHQRGALGDAFATLDQCKYKDSMEEWKAALKEAADLSGWPFKDGEYESKFINDIVGELSARVVNPSCDLQVAAHPIGIESCRQDVNKLLHTEENIVRMVGIWGPGGIGKTTIAKDVFNSICQNFEASCFLADVRSNSNCLTQLQETLLSDILDSTLKVSSVDQGVSLIKTRMRHKKVLLILDDVSHSSQLHNLVPSPNCFGPGSRILITTRDKRWLIAHQVDEVYEVKMLDYDQALELFSLNAFKRNGPPDDYLELAQRAVHYAQGLPFGLIVLGSHLFHRSREEWEATLDSCKEEPHREIRDVLKISYDALGVDLKGYFLDIACFFKGKHVDNVKPILEACYDLKSVNGIAQLQEKALIRIDGVRWTNGIDKGRIWMHDLIEEMGKDIVYQESPGEPGERSRVWSKEDVDHVLTNNTGTDKIIGIQFSEYSKMSLNAKSFSGMKNLRYISMSRMMKDECFSGDIDYLSNQLRWLDWSKCPLQSFPSDFHANKLVNLDISESRGITRLWEGRKNFSRLTCMNLRGCHSLIELPNFSGIPNLKELNLYECRNLVEVPDSVGFLRNLFTLNVDCCSNLSMFPRKINFKYVETIVIRSCKLEEFSEVGKEMGSLRSLDLSRTCIKELDESIGNLVGLEWLGLKDCKNLTTLPCSIYGLQNLKIFEVSNCSKLVRFPTNTKILNVDGCPLSLPKLEWFDIGGCSLPDCDFLETLDCWETLFLLDLSFNNFVSLPACFAKFVNLQVLFLWGCKRLRKLPELPPNLSINSFVSLPACITKFINLRVLFLEGCKRLRGIPELPPNVYHTSNGLVFNWLRDSRN, encoded by the exons ATGGCTTCTCTGACCAATGAAGCAGCCagttcttcgtcttcttctctCCCACGTTCTTCTAttgatcaccaaaatcattacaCATACGAGGTCTTCCTGAGCTTTCGAGGCGAGGATACACGCTTTAATTTTACAGATCATTTGTATACTGCTCTGTGTCAGAGGGGAATTGAGACATTCAGAGATGATAAGCTTAGCAGAGGAGAAGACATATCACAAGAGCTCCTCAAAGCAATTGAGCAGTCGAGAGTTTCAATCATAGTCTTCTCTCAAAATTATGCTGCCTCAAGGTGGTGCTTAGATGAACTGGTCAAGATACTTGAATGCAGAAAATCCAAAGGACAGGAGGTTAGAGCGGTGTTCTACAAGGTGGATCCCTCAGATGTACGACACCAAAGAGGTGCTTTGGGTGACGCGTTTGCTACCCTTGATCAATGCAAATACAAGGATAGCATGGAAGAATGGAAGGCAGCTCTCAAGGAAGCAGCAGATTTGTCTGGATGGCCTTTCAAGGATGGCGA GTACGAGTCTAAATTTATCAACGACATTGTTGGGGAGTTGTCTGCCCGAGTGGTAAACCCTTCATGTGACTTGCAAGTAGCTGCACATCCTATTGGAATAGAGTCTTGTAGACAAGATGTCAACAAACTTTTACACACCGAGGAAAATATTGTTCGCATGGTAGGTATATGGGGGCCTGGTGGAATAGGAAAGACCACAATTGCGAAAGATGTGTTTAATTCTATTTGCCAAAACTTTGAAGCTAGTTGTTTCTTGGCAGATGTTAGATCTAATTCAAATTGTCTAACCCAACTACAAGAGACACTTTTGTCTGATATTTTAGACTCAACTTTGAAGGTAAGTAGTGTTGATCAAGGAGTCAGTTTAATAAAGACAAGGATGCGACATAAAAAAGTTCTCTTAATCCTTGATGACGTATCTCATTCTAGCCAATTACATAACTTAGTTCCGTCTCCAAATTGTTTTGGGCCGGGTAGCAGAATTCTCATAACAACAAGAGATAAACGTTGGCTAATTGCTCATCAAGTCGATGAAGTATACGAGGTCAAGATGTTAGATTATGATCAAGCTTTGGAGTTGTTTAGCTTAAATGCTTTCAAGAGAAATGGACCTCCAGACGATTATCTGGAACTTGCACAACGTGCTGTACACTATGCCCAGGGCCTTCCATTTGGTTTGATAGTTTTAGGGTCTCATCTATTTCATAGAAGCAGAGAGGAGTGGGAAGCTACATTAGATAGTTGTAAAGAAGAACCCCACAGAGAGATAAGAGACGTGCTCAAAATAAGTTATGATGCTCTGGGAGTAGATTTAAAAGGATATTTTCTTGATATCGCTTGTTTCTTTAAGGGTAAGCATGTAGACAATGTGAAGCCAATACTAGAAGCTTGCTACGACCTCAAATCAGTGAATGGTATTGCACAACTCCAAGAAAAAGCTTTGATTAGAATTGACGGAGTGCGTTGGACAAATGGAATAGACAAAGGTCGCATTTGGATGCATGACTTGATAGAAGAAATGGGTAAAGACATAGTGTATCAAGAGTCACCTGGTGAGCCGGGGGAACGTAGCAGAGTATGGAGCAAAGAAGATGTCGACCACGTTCTAACAAATAATACA gGCACAGATAAAATTATAGGCATCCAGTTCTCGGAATATTCTAAGATGTCTTTGAATGCTAAAAGCTTCTCAGGGATGAAGAATCTTAGATATATTTCTATGAGCAGAATGATGAAAGATGAATGCTTTTCTGGAGACATTGATTATCTTTCCAACCAGTTGAGATGGCTTGATTGGTCTAAATGTCCATTGCAATCTTTTCCATCTGATTTTCATGCAAACAAACTTGTAAATCTCGATATTTCTGAGAGTCGCGGAATCACACGACTATGGGAGGGACGTAAG AATTTTTCACGGCTAACATGCATGAATTTAAGGGGTTGTCATTCCCTAATAGAACTCCCAAACTTTAGTGGAATCCCCAACTTGAAAGAGTTGAATCTATATGAATGTCGCAATTTAGTTGAGGTTCCTGATTCCGTTGGATTCCTACGAAACCTTTTTACCTTGAATGTTGACTGCTGCTCTAACCTTAGTATGTTTCCGAGAAAAATCAACTTTAAATATGTAGAAACTATTGTTATCCGCTCTTGCAAGCTTGAGGAATTTTCAGAAGTTGGGAAAGAGATGGGTTCCTTGAGAAGTTTGGATCTATCACGCACATGCATTAAAGAATTGGATGAGTCGATTGGAAATCTCGTTGGGCTTGAATGGTTGGGTCTTAAGGATTGCAAAAATCTTACAACTCTACCGTGCAGCATTTATGGATTACAAAATTTAAAGATATTTGAGGTTAGTAACTGCTCGAAACTTGTCAGATTTCCAACAAATACCAAAATTTTGAATGTCGATGGTTGCCCATTATCACTTCCAAAGCTAGAGTGGTTCGACATCGGAGGATGCAGTTTACCAGATTGTGATTTCCTCGAGACTCTTGATTGCTGGGAAACATTATTCCTGCTTGATCTGTCATTTAACAATTTTGTTAGTCTTCCTGCTTGCTTCGCCAAATTTGTCAACTTGCAGGTGCTTTTCTTGTGGGGTTGCAAGAGACTCCGAAAACTTCCAGAGCTTCCACCAAATTTGTCAATAAACAGTTTTGTTAGTCTTCCTGCTTGCATCACCAAATTTATCAACTTGCGGGTTCTTTTCTTGGAGGGTTGCAAGAGACTTCGAGGAATTCCGGAGCTTCCCCCAAACGTTTACCATACATCCAATGGTCTTGTTTTTAATTGGTTGAGAGATTCTCGAAATTGA
- the LOC133712552 gene encoding disease resistance protein RUN1-like isoform X2 → MASLTNEAASSSSSSLPRSSIDHQNHYTYEVFLSFRGEDTRFNFTDHLYTALCQRGIETFRDDKLSRGEDISQELLKAIEQSRVSIIVFSQNYAASRWCLDELVKILECRKSKGQEVRAVFYKVDPSDVRHQRGALGDAFATLDQCKYKDSMEEWKAALKEAADLSGWPFKDGEYESKFINDIVGELSARVVNPSCDLQVAAHPIGIESCRQDVNKLLHTEENIVRMVGIWGPGGIGKTTIAKDVFNSICQNFEASCFLADVRSNSNCLTQLQETLLSDILDSTLKVSSVDQGVSLIKTRMRHKKVLLILDDVSHSSQLHNLVPSPNCFGPGSRILITTRDKRWLIAHQVDEVYEVKMLDYDQALELFSLNAFKRNGPPDDYLELAQRAVHYAQGLPFGLIVLGSHLFHRSREEWEATLDSCKEEPHREIRDVLKISYDALGVDLKGYFLDIACFFKGKHVDNVKPILEACYDLKSVNGIAQLQEKALIRIDGVRWTNGIDKGRIWMHDLIEEMGKDIVYQESPGEPGERSRVWSKEDVDHVLTNNTGTDKIIGIQFSEYSKMSLNAKSFSGMKNLRYISMSRMMKDECFSGDIDYLSNQLRWLDWSKCPLQSFPSDFHANKLVNLDISESRGITRLWEGRKNFSRLTCMNLRGCHSLIELPNFSGIPNLKELNLYECRNLVEVPDSVGFLRNLFTLNVDCCSNLSMFPRKINFKYVETIVIRSCKLEEFSEVGKEMGSLRSLDLSRTCIKELDESIGNLVGLEWLGLKDCKNLTTLPCSIYGLQNLKIFEVLFLWGCKRLRKLPELPPNLSINSFVSLPACITKFINLRVLFLEGCKRLRGIPELPPNVYHTSNGLVFNWLRDSRN, encoded by the exons ATGGCTTCTCTGACCAATGAAGCAGCCagttcttcgtcttcttctctCCCACGTTCTTCTAttgatcaccaaaatcattacaCATACGAGGTCTTCCTGAGCTTTCGAGGCGAGGATACACGCTTTAATTTTACAGATCATTTGTATACTGCTCTGTGTCAGAGGGGAATTGAGACATTCAGAGATGATAAGCTTAGCAGAGGAGAAGACATATCACAAGAGCTCCTCAAAGCAATTGAGCAGTCGAGAGTTTCAATCATAGTCTTCTCTCAAAATTATGCTGCCTCAAGGTGGTGCTTAGATGAACTGGTCAAGATACTTGAATGCAGAAAATCCAAAGGACAGGAGGTTAGAGCGGTGTTCTACAAGGTGGATCCCTCAGATGTACGACACCAAAGAGGTGCTTTGGGTGACGCGTTTGCTACCCTTGATCAATGCAAATACAAGGATAGCATGGAAGAATGGAAGGCAGCTCTCAAGGAAGCAGCAGATTTGTCTGGATGGCCTTTCAAGGATGGCGA GTACGAGTCTAAATTTATCAACGACATTGTTGGGGAGTTGTCTGCCCGAGTGGTAAACCCTTCATGTGACTTGCAAGTAGCTGCACATCCTATTGGAATAGAGTCTTGTAGACAAGATGTCAACAAACTTTTACACACCGAGGAAAATATTGTTCGCATGGTAGGTATATGGGGGCCTGGTGGAATAGGAAAGACCACAATTGCGAAAGATGTGTTTAATTCTATTTGCCAAAACTTTGAAGCTAGTTGTTTCTTGGCAGATGTTAGATCTAATTCAAATTGTCTAACCCAACTACAAGAGACACTTTTGTCTGATATTTTAGACTCAACTTTGAAGGTAAGTAGTGTTGATCAAGGAGTCAGTTTAATAAAGACAAGGATGCGACATAAAAAAGTTCTCTTAATCCTTGATGACGTATCTCATTCTAGCCAATTACATAACTTAGTTCCGTCTCCAAATTGTTTTGGGCCGGGTAGCAGAATTCTCATAACAACAAGAGATAAACGTTGGCTAATTGCTCATCAAGTCGATGAAGTATACGAGGTCAAGATGTTAGATTATGATCAAGCTTTGGAGTTGTTTAGCTTAAATGCTTTCAAGAGAAATGGACCTCCAGACGATTATCTGGAACTTGCACAACGTGCTGTACACTATGCCCAGGGCCTTCCATTTGGTTTGATAGTTTTAGGGTCTCATCTATTTCATAGAAGCAGAGAGGAGTGGGAAGCTACATTAGATAGTTGTAAAGAAGAACCCCACAGAGAGATAAGAGACGTGCTCAAAATAAGTTATGATGCTCTGGGAGTAGATTTAAAAGGATATTTTCTTGATATCGCTTGTTTCTTTAAGGGTAAGCATGTAGACAATGTGAAGCCAATACTAGAAGCTTGCTACGACCTCAAATCAGTGAATGGTATTGCACAACTCCAAGAAAAAGCTTTGATTAGAATTGACGGAGTGCGTTGGACAAATGGAATAGACAAAGGTCGCATTTGGATGCATGACTTGATAGAAGAAATGGGTAAAGACATAGTGTATCAAGAGTCACCTGGTGAGCCGGGGGAACGTAGCAGAGTATGGAGCAAAGAAGATGTCGACCACGTTCTAACAAATAATACA gGCACAGATAAAATTATAGGCATCCAGTTCTCGGAATATTCTAAGATGTCTTTGAATGCTAAAAGCTTCTCAGGGATGAAGAATCTTAGATATATTTCTATGAGCAGAATGATGAAAGATGAATGCTTTTCTGGAGACATTGATTATCTTTCCAACCAGTTGAGATGGCTTGATTGGTCTAAATGTCCATTGCAATCTTTTCCATCTGATTTTCATGCAAACAAACTTGTAAATCTCGATATTTCTGAGAGTCGCGGAATCACACGACTATGGGAGGGACGTAAG AATTTTTCACGGCTAACATGCATGAATTTAAGGGGTTGTCATTCCCTAATAGAACTCCCAAACTTTAGTGGAATCCCCAACTTGAAAGAGTTGAATCTATATGAATGTCGCAATTTAGTTGAGGTTCCTGATTCCGTTGGATTCCTACGAAACCTTTTTACCTTGAATGTTGACTGCTGCTCTAACCTTAGTATGTTTCCGAGAAAAATCAACTTTAAATATGTAGAAACTATTGTTATCCGCTCTTGCAAGCTTGAGGAATTTTCAGAAGTTGGGAAAGAGATGGGTTCCTTGAGAAGTTTGGATCTATCACGCACATGCATTAAAGAATTGGATGAGTCGATTGGAAATCTCGTTGGGCTTGAATGGTTGGGTCTTAAGGATTGCAAAAATCTTACAACTCTACCGTGCAGCATTTATGGATTACAAAATTTAAAGATATTTGAG GTGCTTTTCTTGTGGGGTTGCAAGAGACTCCGAAAACTTCCAGAGCTTCCACCAAATTTGTCAATAAACAGTTTTGTTAGTCTTCCTGCTTGCATCACCAAATTTATCAACTTGCGGGTTCTTTTCTTGGAGGGTTGCAAGAGACTTCGAGGAATTCCGGAGCTTCCCCCAAACGTTTACCATACATCCAATGGTCTTGTTTTTAATTGGTTGAGAGATTCTCGAAATTGA